In Candidatus Methylomirabilota bacterium, a single genomic region encodes these proteins:
- a CDS encoding sigma-54 dependent transcriptional regulator: MEQPTVLIVDDELRVLDALEAILAEEFRVLRAPGGEEALALLRAEPDVAVIVTDYRMPVMTGVELLRRSQEIVPESVRIVLTAYTDVDSLMEAINTGHIYHFVAKPWDPKELLVIVRRGAERYTLARDNARLRDELELALNTLRREASEIRARPLSFDRLIGAETGLRPAVALARRVLDADTTVLLLGETGTGKELFARLLHDSGPRRGARFVAQNCGALPDSLLESELFGHVRGAFTGAVAERKGLFEDADGGTIFLDELGETSPAMQLRLLRVLQEGEIRRVGASTGRKVDVRVITATNVDLDAEVEAGRFRRDLYYRLNVFPIRLPPLRERPEDIPALAEHFLKLCRQRARRAVPGISPEAMRCLRAYPFPGNVRELENEIERAVMLAGDGCLIAPGDLSDRLRQDPGSVAGPLTLNAAIEQLKRRMIEDALRECGSKTGAAERLGVSRQSLQQMLRRRQA, translated from the coding sequence GTGGAGCAGCCGACCGTCCTCATCGTCGATGACGAGCTGCGCGTGCTCGACGCGCTGGAGGCCATCCTGGCCGAGGAGTTCAGGGTCCTCCGCGCCCCGGGCGGCGAGGAGGCCCTCGCGCTGCTGCGGGCCGAGCCCGACGTCGCCGTGATCGTGACGGACTACCGCATGCCGGTCATGACCGGCGTGGAGCTGCTACGCCGCAGCCAGGAGATCGTCCCCGAGTCCGTGCGCATCGTGCTCACCGCCTACACCGACGTCGACAGCCTCATGGAAGCGATCAACACCGGACACATCTATCACTTCGTGGCCAAGCCCTGGGACCCCAAAGAGCTGCTGGTGATCGTGCGGCGCGGGGCCGAGCGGTACACCCTCGCCCGGGACAACGCTCGCCTCCGGGACGAGCTGGAGCTCGCGCTGAACACGCTGCGCCGGGAGGCCAGCGAGATCCGCGCCCGGCCCCTGTCGTTCGACCGTTTGATCGGGGCCGAAACGGGTCTCCGGCCAGCCGTCGCGCTGGCCCGTCGGGTGCTCGACGCCGACACGACCGTGCTGCTGCTCGGCGAGACGGGGACTGGCAAGGAGCTGTTCGCCCGGCTGCTGCACGACAGCGGGCCGCGCCGGGGCGCCAGGTTCGTCGCCCAGAACTGCGGCGCCCTGCCCGACTCCCTGCTCGAGTCCGAGCTCTTCGGCCACGTGCGCGGGGCCTTCACGGGCGCCGTCGCCGAGCGGAAGGGCCTCTTCGAGGACGCCGACGGCGGCACGATCTTCCTGGACGAGTTGGGCGAGACGTCCCCGGCCATGCAGCTGCGCCTGCTCCGTGTGCTGCAGGAGGGGGAGATACGGCGTGTGGGCGCCAGCACCGGCCGCAAGGTCGATGTGCGGGTCATCACCGCGACGAACGTCGACCTCGACGCCGAGGTGGAGGCCGGCCGCTTCCGCCGTGACCTCTACTACCGGCTCAACGTGTTCCCCATTCGCCTGCCTCCGCTGCGCGAGCGGCCGGAAGACATTCCGGCGCTGGCCGAGCACTTCCTGAAGCTCTGCCGACAGCGCGCGCGACGGGCGGTGCCGGGGATCAGCCCCGAAGCGATGCGCTGCCTGCGCGCCTACCCTTTTCCCGGCAATGTGCGCGAGCTGGAGAACGAGATCGAGCGCGCCGTGATGCTGGCCGGCGACGGCTGTCTCATCGCCCCCGGCGACCTTTCGGATCGCCTCCGCCAGGACCCGGGGTCGGTCGCCGGCCCGTTGACGCTCAACGCCGCTATCGAGCAGCTCAAGCGGCGGATGATCGAGGACGCCCTGCGCGAGTGCGGCTCCAAGACCGGTGCTGCCGAGCGGCTGGGCGTGAGCCGCCAGAGCCTCCAGCAGATGCTGCGGCGTCGGCAGGCCTAG
- a CDS encoding adenylate/guanylate cyclase domain-containing protein, protein MAETATVLVVDDEPRVLDSLEALLAMEHRVLRADRGDEALRLLAAEPVAVILSDQRMPGMLGTDLLARSREVSPETVRILLTAFTDADALMESINAANIYHFVLKPWDPRELTHIVQRGLERYRLVREREQLVQDLAVKNRALESAVASLQAAQADLVREAALRAQLQRYVSPRLVDLALANPTLLELPGDWRQATVLFADIQGFTRLTETTPAPVVIHLLDEYFNAMIDVIFRHQGTVEQLIGDEIVALFGVHEVDGDAAARAVQAALDMVGEVRLLAGRWAAAGRPVFDIGIGISSGRVMAGTIGSGQRRELVVVGRPMIAAARIQRMTRLFGAHIIAGEETFRQVRDRVRYRELGTPRLKGIRQRATLYEILGATADASAPVGLG, encoded by the coding sequence GTGGCCGAGACGGCGACCGTGCTCGTCGTGGACGACGAGCCCCGCGTGCTCGACTCGCTGGAGGCGCTGCTGGCCATGGAGCACCGGGTCCTCCGGGCCGACCGCGGTGACGAGGCCCTGCGCCTGCTCGCCGCGGAACCGGTAGCGGTCATCCTCAGCGACCAGCGCATGCCGGGCATGCTGGGGACCGACCTGCTGGCCCGGAGCCGTGAGGTCTCTCCCGAGACGGTGCGCATCCTCTTGACGGCGTTCACCGACGCCGACGCGCTGATGGAGTCGATCAACGCCGCCAACATCTATCACTTCGTCCTCAAGCCCTGGGACCCCAGGGAGCTCACCCACATCGTCCAGCGCGGCCTGGAGCGCTATCGTCTGGTGCGCGAACGCGAGCAGCTCGTCCAGGATCTCGCCGTCAAGAACCGAGCCCTGGAATCGGCGGTGGCCAGCCTGCAGGCAGCCCAGGCCGACCTCGTCCGCGAGGCCGCGCTGCGCGCCCAGCTCCAGCGCTACGTCTCGCCCCGGCTCGTCGATCTGGCGCTGGCCAACCCCACGCTGCTGGAGCTGCCCGGCGACTGGCGGCAGGCCACCGTGCTCTTCGCCGACATCCAGGGGTTCACCCGCCTCACCGAGACCACGCCGGCACCCGTGGTCATCCACCTGCTGGACGAGTACTTCAACGCCATGATCGACGTGATCTTCCGCCACCAGGGAACTGTCGAGCAGCTGATCGGCGACGAGATCGTCGCTCTCTTCGGCGTGCACGAAGTGGACGGCGACGCGGCAGCCCGGGCGGTACAGGCGGCCCTCGACATGGTCGGCGAAGTCCGCCTGCTGGCCGGGCGGTGGGCGGCGGCGGGGCGGCCGGTGTTCGACATCGGGATCGGGATCTCCTCCGGCCGGGTCATGGCCGGCACGATCGGCTCCGGCCAGCGCCGCGAGCTGGTCGTGGTCGGGCGTCCCATGATCGCCGCGGCCCGCATCCAGCGGATGACACGGCTCTTCGGGGCGCATATCATCGCCGGCGAGGAGACGTTTCGTCAGGTCCGGGACCGCGTCCGTTACCGGGAGCTCGGGACGCCGCGGCTCAAAGGCATCCGCCAGCGCGCGACGCTCTACGAGATCCTCGGCGCCACGGCCGACGCGTCGGCGCCGGTGGGACTGGGCTGA
- a CDS encoding SLC13 family permease, whose product MSPGVRHSTAASRAEPRSAASLPDRPHGRGRLGAAAMVASGALPWSEAVAAVDANTLVLLFGMMIVAAYLRLSGFFRLVTTWTLRWARTPMAALVVVTGAAGVLSALFVNDLVCLVRSPGAPESGSGSPSTAGSASPSRRSRSSAAGCCSDRTWRTVRE is encoded by the coding sequence GTGAGCCCGGGCGTCCGCCATTCTACCGCGGCCTCCCGCGCCGAGCCTCGGTCGGCTGCCTCCCTTCCGGATCGACCGCACGGGCGTGGCCGTCTTGGGGCAGCCGCCATGGTCGCCAGCGGCGCGCTTCCCTGGAGCGAGGCGGTTGCCGCGGTCGACGCCAACACCCTCGTCCTGCTCTTCGGGATGATGATCGTGGCCGCCTACCTGAGATTGTCCGGGTTCTTCCGCCTCGTCACGACGTGGACGCTCCGCTGGGCCCGCACGCCGATGGCCGCTCTGGTGGTGGTGACGGGCGCGGCCGGCGTCCTGTCCGCCCTGTTCGTCAACGACCTCGTGTGTCTGGTGCGGTCGCCCGGGGCGCCGGAATCAGGATCGGGCTCGCCGAGTACTGCCGGGTCGGCGTCCCCCTCACGCCGCTCACGCTCCTCAGCGGCTGGCTGCTGCTCTGATCGGACGTGGCGGACCGTCCGCGAATAG
- a CDS encoding acyl-CoA dehydrogenase family protein: MDFAYSARTRMYMEQLTDFMGKYVYPNEQTFVEQLGSGPSRWQVPPIMEELKARARERGLWNLFLPESEHGAGLANAEYAPLCEIMGRSPIAPEIFNCAAPDTGNMEVLVRYGTEEQKRQWLAPLLEGKIRSAFAMTEPRVASSDATNIESSIVRDGDHYVINGHKWWTSGIGDPRCRIIIFMGKNDPTNPDRYKQQSMILVPRDAPGIKIVRMLTVFGYDDAPHGHGEVLFENVRVPAGNMLLGEGRGFEIAQGRLGPGRIHHCMRQIGVAERALELMSRRAHERVAFGKRLSENDITLERIAQSRIEIDQARLLVLHAAWLMDTVGNKAARQAIAEIKVAVPNVTLRVVDRAMQLHGGGGVSQAFPLAFWWAHSRTLRFADGPDEVHRRQIGRLELRKHM; this comes from the coding sequence ATGGACTTCGCGTACTCGGCGCGCACTCGGATGTACATGGAGCAGTTGACGGACTTCATGGGCAAGTACGTGTACCCGAACGAGCAGACGTTCGTGGAGCAGCTCGGCTCGGGGCCCTCCCGCTGGCAGGTGCCGCCGATCATGGAGGAGCTCAAAGCCCGGGCCCGTGAGCGCGGGCTCTGGAACCTCTTTCTCCCGGAGAGCGAGCACGGTGCCGGCCTCGCCAATGCCGAGTACGCCCCGCTGTGCGAGATCATGGGGCGCTCCCCCATCGCCCCGGAGATCTTCAACTGCGCGGCCCCCGACACCGGCAACATGGAAGTGCTCGTCCGCTACGGGACCGAGGAGCAGAAGCGACAGTGGCTGGCGCCCCTGCTGGAAGGCAAGATCCGCTCAGCCTTCGCCATGACCGAGCCCCGGGTCGCCTCCTCCGACGCCACCAACATCGAGTCGTCCATCGTGAGGGACGGTGACCACTACGTGATCAACGGCCACAAGTGGTGGACCTCGGGGATCGGCGACCCCCGCTGCCGGATCATCATCTTCATGGGCAAGAATGACCCCACGAACCCCGATCGCTACAAGCAGCAGTCCATGATCCTCGTCCCCCGCGACGCACCGGGGATCAAGATCGTGCGCATGCTGACGGTCTTCGGCTACGACGACGCGCCGCATGGCCACGGCGAGGTGCTGTTCGAGAACGTGCGCGTCCCGGCTGGCAACATGCTGCTGGGCGAGGGCCGCGGCTTCGAGATCGCCCAGGGCCGGCTGGGGCCTGGCCGCATCCACCACTGCATGCGGCAGATCGGCGTCGCCGAGCGGGCGCTCGAGCTCATGTCCAGGCGCGCCCACGAGCGGGTGGCCTTCGGCAAGCGGCTGAGCGAGAACGACATCACGCTGGAGCGGATCGCCCAGTCGCGCATCGAGATCGACCAGGCGCGGCTGCTCGTGCTCCATGCCGCCTGGCTCATGGACACCGTGGGCAACAAGGCGGCGCGCCAGGCCATCGCCGAGATCAAGGTGGCCGTCCCCAACGTGACCCTGCGGGTGGTGGACCGGGCCATGCAGCTGCACGGAGGCGGGGGCGTCAGCCAGGCCTTCCCCCTCGCCTTCTGGTGGGCCCACTCCCGCACGCTGCGGTTCGCCGACGGGCCCGACGAGGTGCACCGCCGTCAGATCGGCCGGCTGGAGCTCCGCAAGCACATGTGA